One genomic region from Leptolyngbyaceae cyanobacterium JSC-12 encodes:
- a CDS encoding putative hydrolase or acyltransferase of alpha/beta superfamily (IMG reference gene:2510096873) — translation MQTIVLRGVPHVYELTPPNPSCQTLVFIHGWLLSRHYWRLLIERLSAAYQCLAYDLRGFGNSCLPQVIDEVVPLSSYSLASYAKDLAHMIEQLNLTDVWLVGHSLGGSIAIWGAYQLPEQVKGVICINAGGGIYLKEEFERFRAAGRQIVKLRPRWLSQVPFLELAFMRSGTARSLSRQWARQRLVDFVTAHPDAALGALLESTTETEVHRLPQIVSKLEQPVYFIAGTQDFIMEPQYVRYLASFHWLFGECGDNVFEIPNCGHLAMIEQPEVVAETIQTILASHS, via the coding sequence ATGCAGACCATTGTTCTCAGGGGGGTTCCTCATGTCTATGAGCTAACGCCTCCTAACCCATCATGTCAAACCCTGGTGTTTATTCATGGGTGGCTGCTGAGTCGCCACTACTGGCGTCTGCTGATTGAGCGATTGTCGGCAGCTTACCAGTGTCTTGCTTACGATTTACGAGGCTTTGGCAATTCTTGCCTGCCACAGGTAATTGATGAGGTTGTGCCATTGTCGAGTTATAGTCTGGCATCTTACGCCAAAGATCTTGCTCATATGATTGAGCAGTTGAACTTGACTGATGTCTGGCTGGTGGGGCACTCGCTTGGCGGTAGTATTGCGATTTGGGGCGCATATCAACTACCAGAGCAAGTGAAGGGTGTGATTTGCATCAATGCTGGGGGAGGAATTTATTTGAAAGAAGAATTTGAGCGATTTCGGGCGGCAGGACGGCAGATTGTGAAGTTACGTCCCAGGTGGTTGTCTCAGGTGCCGTTTTTGGAATTGGCGTTTATGCGCTCAGGAACAGCGCGATCGCTCTCTCGCCAGTGGGCACGGCAACGTTTGGTTGATTTTGTCACGGCTCATCCTGATGCAGCGTTAGGTGCTTTACTAGAGTCAACCACTGAGACAGAAGTGCATCGCTTGCCCCAAATTGTCTCTAAATTAGAACAGCCTGTGTATTTCATTGCCGGAACCCAGGATTTTATAATGGAGCCACAGTATGTCAGGTATCTCGCTAGTTTTCATTGGCTATTTGGGGAATGTGGTGACAATGTATTTGAAATCCCCAACTGCGGGCACCTGGCAATGATTGAGCAACCAGAAGTTGTTGCCGAAACTATTCAAACGATTCTCGCTAGCCATAGTTAA
- a CDS encoding hypothetical protein (IMG reference gene:2510096874) produces the protein MALGLKSSTLELLKRFNRAFPQFYEQFVSSEIQLQNLRLAYHLYKTKQAVIELKPEGSKSALHFAYRNQSFLLSDIFGVLAAYGLTIHSLSLYGQIYPPMLVFIKLIVSRSGKALTEKTAENVCRAIREALAGRFEVEEMLAVEFNLDAGLEQVETEFYVDPVFHLPALLIEADNQPGLFYKVMYAIWQEDLMVVNANLLVWRGRTRLILYLLGPNESIIPEYLGQKIAEGMKQRLLGRRF, from the coding sequence ATGGCTTTAGGCTTAAAGTCATCAACACTAGAGCTTTTGAAGCGCTTCAACCGGGCGTTTCCGCAATTTTATGAGCAATTTGTCAGCAGCGAAATTCAGCTTCAAAATTTGAGGCTGGCATATCATCTATACAAAACCAAGCAGGCTGTTATCGAGCTAAAACCTGAAGGCAGCAAAAGTGCGCTTCACTTTGCTTACCGAAATCAATCGTTTCTCTTAAGTGATATCTTTGGGGTATTGGCGGCGTATGGATTGACTATTCACAGCCTCAGCCTCTACGGGCAAATTTACCCACCTATGCTGGTATTTATCAAGCTAATCGTGTCTCGTAGTGGCAAAGCCTTAACTGAAAAAACGGCTGAAAATGTTTGCCGTGCTATCCGAGAAGCCTTGGCAGGACGGTTTGAAGTAGAAGAAATGTTGGCAGTCGAGTTTAACCTGGATGCTGGGTTAGAGCAGGTTGAAACCGAATTTTATGTAGACCCGGTATTTCATCTGCCAGCACTGCTAATTGAAGCAGACAACCAACCAGGGCTGTTTTATAAAGTAATGTACGCCATCTGGCAAGAAGATTTGATGGTTGTGAATGCGAACTTGCTGGTTTGGCGGGGGCGCACCCGGTTGATTCTATACTTGCTGGGACCAAATGAAAGTATCATCCCGGAATACTTAGGGCAAAAAATTGCGGAAGGCATGAAGCAGCGCTTGCTTGGGAGACGGTTCTAG
- a CDS encoding putative acetyltransferase (IMG reference gene:2510096875~PFAM: Acetyltransferase (GNAT) family), protein MGFWKSLFSSADAPAASRTVSISGEAVEASGDRGSQILFSIDRDIDLYELEELCDAVGWSRRPLRKVRKAIQHSFLVVSMWEQRGTQRRLIGFSRATSDHAFNATIWDVVVHPDFQSRGLGKALMKYVIKKLRSEDISNITLFADPHVVDFYRRLGFISDPEGIKGMFWYPD, encoded by the coding sequence ATGGGTTTTTGGAAAAGCCTGTTCAGTAGTGCTGATGCCCCTGCTGCTTCTAGAACTGTATCCATTTCTGGAGAAGCTGTTGAAGCTTCTGGCGATCGCGGTTCCCAGATTTTATTCAGTATTGACCGAGATATCGACCTGTACGAACTAGAAGAACTGTGTGATGCAGTAGGTTGGTCTCGGCGTCCTTTGCGGAAAGTCAGGAAGGCTATCCAGCATAGTTTTCTGGTAGTGTCGATGTGGGAACAACGAGGCACCCAGCGACGCTTAATTGGGTTTTCCCGAGCCACATCTGACCACGCCTTTAATGCAACAATCTGGGACGTGGTCGTTCATCCTGACTTCCAAAGCCGGGGACTGGGCAAGGCATTAATGAAATATGTCATTAAAAAGTTACGAAGTGAGGATATTAGCAACATCACGCTGTTTGCCGATCCTCATGTAGTGGATTTTTATCGAAGACTGGGTTTTATTTCCGACCCAGAGGGAATCAAAGGAATGTTTTGGTATCCCGATTAA
- a CDS encoding protein of unknown function DUF1830 (IMG reference gene:2510096877~PFAM: Domain of unknown function (DUF1830)), with translation MLGSIYLADQFTNLPNMAQIFDPLPSSSKNQIVCCYVNATSRIQIARITNIPNWYFERVVFPGQRLIFEAVSDALLEIHCGMMASAILADTIPCDRLRVEDAVISSFDADHEQRLEQLNDGLGTHNTLVAESATVTT, from the coding sequence ATGTTAGGGTCGATATATCTCGCAGACCAATTTACTAATCTACCCAACATGGCTCAAATTTTTGATCCCCTACCTTCTAGCAGCAAAAACCAGATAGTTTGCTGCTATGTGAACGCAACGAGTCGGATTCAGATTGCTCGAATCACAAACATCCCGAATTGGTATTTTGAACGTGTCGTATTTCCAGGACAACGCCTTATCTTTGAAGCAGTTTCAGATGCATTGCTGGAAATTCATTGCGGCATGATGGCAAGTGCAATTTTGGCAGATACGATTCCGTGCGATCGCTTACGGGTTGAAGACGCTGTTATTTCATCCTTTGATGCTGATCACGAACAAAGGCTTGAACAATTGAATGATGGGCTTGGAACTCACAACACCTTAGTTGCTGAGTCTGCAACAGTTACTACTTAA
- a CDS encoding Fe-S oxidoreductase (IMG reference gene:2510096878~PFAM: Radical SAM superfamily), which translates to MDSRILYVRLPCNPIFPIGVVYLADHVHKVFPHIDQRIFDLGAVPPLDYASALDACIDEFRPTLLVFSWRDIQIYAPVGGRGGNPLQYTFEFFYSLNLFLKLRGALGLVRIATGYYGELWRNLGLIKRGTKRAQRYVPQARVIVGGGAVSVFYEQLSKSLPKGAIVSVGEGEVLLERVLRGESLKNERCYIVGETKPRDRLIHEPPASIEKTACNYDYIESIWKEFEYYFQTQDFYIGVQTKRGCPHNCCYCVYTVIEGKQVRINPADEIVAEMRQLYDRGIRNFWFTDAQFIPARKYMDDVVELLQKIVDSGMTDIHWAAYIRADNLNPQICDLMVKTGMNYFEIGITSGSQELVRKMRMGYNLRTVLENCRMLKAAGFNDLVSVNYSFNVIDETYDTIRQTIAYHRELERIFGADKVEPAIFFIGLQPHTHLEEYAFKNDILHPSYDPMNIKPWTVRKLLWNPEPLGSFFGEVCLQAWQRNPNDFGREVMRILEERLGCAPLEDALSAPIEAQTQKLLVLA; encoded by the coding sequence ATGGATAGCCGCATCCTTTACGTCCGCCTTCCCTGCAACCCAATTTTTCCGATTGGGGTTGTCTACCTGGCGGATCACGTCCACAAGGTTTTTCCTCACATCGACCAACGGATCTTCGATCTAGGTGCAGTTCCTCCTCTGGATTATGCTTCTGCTCTCGATGCCTGTATTGATGAATTTCGCCCTACGTTACTAGTTTTTTCCTGGCGTGACATTCAAATCTATGCACCTGTGGGTGGACGCGGCGGTAACCCACTGCAGTATACGTTTGAGTTTTTCTATTCGCTAAACCTTTTCTTGAAGTTGCGCGGAGCACTGGGGTTAGTCCGCATTGCCACTGGATACTATGGGGAATTATGGCGGAATTTAGGCTTAATTAAGCGAGGCACTAAACGCGCCCAACGCTATGTTCCGCAGGCTCGAGTTATCGTGGGTGGGGGAGCTGTTAGTGTGTTCTACGAGCAACTGAGCAAGAGCTTGCCGAAGGGAGCAATTGTTTCTGTAGGCGAAGGTGAGGTACTGCTGGAACGGGTGCTCCGAGGAGAAAGCCTCAAGAACGAGCGTTGCTACATTGTGGGTGAGACGAAGCCTCGCGATCGCCTGATTCATGAACCCCCTGCCTCAATTGAAAAAACTGCTTGCAACTACGATTACATCGAGTCCATCTGGAAAGAATTTGAATACTACTTTCAGACTCAGGATTTTTATATCGGTGTACAAACTAAGCGCGGCTGTCCTCATAATTGCTGCTACTGCGTCTACACCGTGATTGAGGGTAAGCAGGTGCGGATTAATCCGGCCGATGAAATCGTGGCAGAGATGCGCCAGTTGTATGATCGCGGCATTCGCAATTTCTGGTTCACCGATGCCCAATTCATTCCTGCCCGCAAGTATATGGATGATGTAGTTGAACTACTTCAGAAAATTGTGGACTCCGGCATGACAGATATTCACTGGGCAGCCTACATCCGTGCCGATAACCTCAATCCTCAGATCTGCGATTTGATGGTTAAAACTGGCATGAACTACTTCGAGATTGGGATCACCAGTGGGTCTCAAGAGTTGGTCCGCAAAATGCGGATGGGCTACAACCTCCGTACTGTGCTGGAAAATTGCCGGATGCTGAAAGCTGCTGGCTTCAATGATTTGGTATCAGTGAACTATTCATTTAACGTCATTGACGAAACCTACGACACTATTCGTCAAACCATTGCCTACCATCGCGAATTAGAGCGCATCTTTGGGGCAGATAAAGTAGAACCCGCCATCTTCTTTATTGGACTGCAACCCCACACTCACCTGGAAGAGTACGCTTTTAAGAACGATATTCTCCATCCTAGCTACGACCCAATGAACATCAAACCCTGGACAGTGCGTAAGTTGCTATGGAATCCAGAACCCCTTGGGTCATTTTTTGGAGAAGTCTGTTTACAAGCTTGGCAACGCAATCCCAATGACTTTGGGCGCGAAGTCATGCGTATTCTGGAAGAACGGTTGGGATGTGCTCCGCTAGAAGACGCATTATCGGCTCCTATCGAAGCCCAAACCCAAAAGTTGCTGGTGCTCGCCTAG
- a CDS encoding putative hydrolase of alpha/beta superfamily (IMG reference gene:2510096879~PFAM: Putative esterase), which translates to MGTIQILRDFYSPLEKINRTIRIYTPDAYHSDPNQRFPVLYMFDGQNIFAHPESAKYDTWCANWTMDTLAYEGSIPPWIIVGIDHTRDRFSEYSPWIGGQANHTAKFLVETLKPYIDKTYRTRPEQPWTGVMGASMGGLITLYIGRTYPQLFGRIGSLSATLMWGKGLFGKGQMFGLWDKKLDYWSKIYVYVGSGEKYSFNGVWLDYPPINRDFYEHLKKLGYQDYELRFELADGEIHHETGWQRQLPDIMRWLLEDVKSGEWE; encoded by the coding sequence ATGGGTACCATCCAAATCTTGCGTGATTTCTACTCGCCTCTAGAGAAAATTAACCGCACTATTCGCATCTATACTCCTGATGCTTACCATTCCGATCCCAACCAGCGGTTTCCAGTTCTGTATATGTTCGATGGTCAGAATATTTTTGCCCACCCAGAGTCTGCCAAATATGACACCTGGTGTGCTAACTGGACTATGGATACACTGGCATACGAAGGTAGCATTCCACCCTGGATTATTGTGGGAATCGACCATACTCGCGATCGCTTCAGCGAATACTCCCCCTGGATTGGGGGACAGGCAAACCATACTGCCAAATTTCTGGTCGAAACCCTCAAACCTTACATCGATAAAACCTATCGCACCCGCCCCGAACAACCCTGGACTGGGGTAATGGGAGCCAGTATGGGCGGACTGATTACTCTCTACATCGGCAGAACCTATCCCCAACTTTTTGGACGCATCGGCAGTCTCTCCGCCACCTTAATGTGGGGTAAAGGTCTATTTGGCAAGGGGCAAATGTTTGGACTGTGGGACAAAAAATTGGATTACTGGTCAAAAATTTATGTTTACGTGGGCAGCGGCGAAAAGTATTCCTTCAACGGCGTTTGGCTAGACTATCCCCCCATCAATCGAGATTTCTACGAGCATCTAAAGAAACTGGGCTATCAAGACTATGAGTTGCGCTTTGAATTGGCAGATGGCGAAATTCATCATGAAACTGGATGGCAGCGGCAACTACCGGATATCATGCGCTGGTTACTAGAAGATGTAAAAAGTGGGGAGTGGGAGTAA
- a CDS encoding hypothetical protein (IMG reference gene:2510096880), whose product MLNDGTPATNPLKATAKEATVSQTPLLHWIHQVLQSSQACAKVRLRGNNLHILCESTIELDADAIALHFKRALATTSLERMLPPGSPQVHRMILYGRQRGQTQPTWARTVNLTAKPQTAQQTAAAGKNTTEHSANSNLPPDSGNDATHLDVAEVEAANRVILDVAKRGDADAIARYLSHALGALGVAVRVKLNNSGAEDASLKRLFVVCESAYTPDPSLLAEPVAQRLRELELEGFRDALVFGQVHGETRPEWLLRVDLTPPNDILKEWGRWGDVQAIARLLNRTLTPHSIALTALLKDSTLHLTCMGRQNAVPDKLTAIATITPALQTLAPQGICSVAIYGISGTAAASTFPDTAPGWVYWLELATTGQSEQALPTLDLAQQGNLQALTFLLTRLLNPDLDAMLATGGMRVQIRQKGDLLHIMTDAPNCPLQDAVAPAIARFLKPLQIPSISGVRVYGRRSGQKQPLWHYGLDFISRNRIVPETTPEFAASDLHVDELLAPAGAIVLWSELPDETWGASLKRLYARTLEGIQRALVRTQLVIPAEAPTLSSSLVPMNEALKDGNQRRLKIALLWGAIGALLVLQTDWLLGYWVRLSPQQVSAPTQADSIITAPPPASKVPLPDFSLQKTTPQTSNAFDQSSFTQPGRTVLVSPEPNASRANTVLTASPLQAKAGLILNQERDFPSFNSRQLDAQIELYRRYLEMNGAPDVLIVGSSRALRGVDPAALEARLAEQGYAGVQVFNLGINGATVQVVNLIVRQMLPQDKLPKMIIFADGARAFNSGRQDITYNGIVASEGYKSLLAGNMPIPSAIAAQVSQTRSQNGQPQSVAEGSATSISSPYQQLNEALNQRLASISTIYAQRDRLKTKLRDSLMALLPEQLPNSEAMLATSDSLIDSSPSASAATGGTIMADTQNQVDIDGFLPLSVQFNPTTYYQKYARVSGDYDSDYEAFNLQGVQTAAMIALAQYAQEKKIPLVVVNLPLTQEYLDPVRKRHEEAFQKFMLSLAPQAGFLYRNLGSSLTTQPNYFSDPSHLNRYGAYEVSRRLAQDVMIPWQLAR is encoded by the coding sequence ATGCTGAATGATGGAACCCCTGCAACAAACCCTCTTAAGGCTACTGCAAAGGAGGCAACGGTGAGCCAAACACCTCTGCTTCACTGGATACACCAAGTTCTGCAATCCAGTCAAGCCTGTGCAAAAGTGCGCTTGCGGGGAAATAACCTCCATATTTTGTGTGAAAGCACTATAGAACTTGATGCAGACGCGATTGCCCTGCACTTTAAGCGCGCATTGGCAACAACCTCTTTAGAGCGTATGCTGCCTCCTGGTTCGCCGCAAGTTCATCGCATGATTCTTTACGGTCGGCAACGGGGGCAGACCCAGCCCACTTGGGCAAGAACGGTAAATTTGACAGCGAAGCCTCAGACTGCCCAGCAGACAGCGGCGGCTGGGAAAAACACAACTGAACACTCTGCAAACAGCAACTTACCTCCTGACTCCGGCAACGATGCAACTCATCTGGACGTGGCGGAAGTGGAGGCTGCGAATCGGGTAATTTTGGACGTGGCGAAGCGGGGAGATGCGGACGCGATCGCTCGATATTTGAGCCATGCTTTAGGTGCTTTGGGCGTTGCTGTGCGAGTAAAGTTAAACAATAGTGGAGCAGAAGATGCTTCGCTCAAGCGATTGTTTGTCGTGTGTGAATCGGCTTATACGCCCGACCCATCGTTGTTAGCAGAACCCGTTGCTCAGCGATTACGTGAATTGGAATTAGAGGGATTTCGGGATGCGCTTGTATTCGGGCAAGTCCATGGAGAAACGCGCCCAGAGTGGTTGCTGCGGGTTGATTTAACCCCTCCCAATGACATCTTAAAGGAGTGGGGACGCTGGGGAGATGTGCAGGCGATCGCCCGGCTCTTGAACCGCACCCTGACTCCCCACTCAATTGCTTTAACAGCTTTGTTAAAAGACTCCACGCTGCATCTCACCTGTATGGGTAGGCAAAATGCTGTACCAGACAAGCTAACCGCAATTGCAACCATTACCCCCGCATTGCAAACTCTAGCCCCCCAGGGAATTTGCTCCGTTGCGATTTATGGCATTTCCGGTACTGCTGCTGCATCTACCTTTCCTGATACTGCTCCAGGTTGGGTCTATTGGCTGGAGCTTGCCACCACAGGGCAATCAGAGCAAGCATTGCCGACGCTGGATCTAGCACAGCAGGGAAATCTCCAGGCACTGACTTTTTTGCTGACTCGATTGCTCAACCCTGATCTGGATGCCATGTTGGCAACTGGGGGCATGCGGGTGCAGATCCGGCAAAAAGGTGATTTGCTCCATATCATGACAGATGCTCCCAACTGTCCCCTACAGGATGCGGTTGCCCCCGCGATCGCACGGTTCTTAAAGCCGCTGCAAATCCCGTCCATATCCGGTGTGCGAGTGTATGGGCGACGTTCTGGACAAAAGCAACCACTTTGGCACTATGGGTTGGATTTTATCTCTCGGAATCGGATAGTTCCAGAAACGACTCCTGAATTTGCTGCATCTGACTTACACGTGGATGAGCTACTGGCACCTGCTGGAGCCATTGTGCTGTGGTCGGAATTGCCAGATGAAACTTGGGGCGCGTCGCTTAAACGGCTTTATGCGCGCACACTTGAAGGAATTCAGCGAGCGCTAGTGCGGACCCAATTGGTAATTCCAGCAGAAGCGCCTACGCTAAGTTCCAGTCTAGTTCCTATGAATGAAGCGCTGAAAGATGGGAATCAACGGCGGCTGAAGATTGCACTGCTTTGGGGCGCCATCGGTGCCTTATTAGTGCTGCAAACCGATTGGCTATTGGGCTATTGGGTACGGCTGAGTCCACAACAGGTATCCGCGCCCACCCAAGCCGACTCGATAATAACTGCCCCTCCCCCAGCATCTAAGGTTCCATTACCAGACTTTTCCCTGCAAAAAACAACTCCTCAAACTAGTAATGCATTTGATCAGTCTTCTTTTACGCAACCTGGCAGGACCGTATTGGTTTCCCCAGAACCAAATGCTTCGAGGGCAAATACCGTGTTAACAGCATCGCCACTTCAAGCAAAAGCTGGCTTAATCCTCAACCAGGAAAGAGATTTTCCCAGTTTTAACAGCCGCCAGTTGGATGCACAGATTGAGCTATATCGGCGCTACTTAGAAATGAATGGTGCGCCAGATGTCTTGATTGTGGGCAGTTCTCGGGCACTGCGAGGGGTTGACCCAGCTGCCTTAGAAGCAAGGTTAGCTGAGCAAGGGTATGCTGGGGTACAGGTATTTAACTTAGGGATCAATGGTGCTACGGTACAGGTCGTAAACTTGATTGTGCGCCAAATGCTACCCCAGGATAAGCTGCCCAAAATGATTATCTTTGCAGATGGTGCTCGTGCCTTCAACAGTGGGCGGCAAGACATTACCTACAATGGGATTGTGGCATCTGAAGGATACAAATCACTGCTGGCTGGAAACATGCCCATTCCCAGTGCGATCGCAGCTCAGGTTTCCCAGACCCGGTCTCAAAATGGTCAGCCTCAATCGGTAGCGGAAGGCTCTGCCACTTCAATCTCAAGCCCTTATCAACAGCTAAATGAGGCATTAAACCAGCGTTTGGCATCCATCTCCACCATTTATGCCCAGCGCGATCGCCTCAAAACCAAACTGCGTGATTCCCTCATGGCTCTTCTACCAGAGCAACTACCCAATTCAGAGGCAATGTTGGCAACATCTGATAGTTTGATCGACTCCTCCCCTTCTGCTTCCGCTGCAACTGGGGGCACAATCATGGCAGATACCCAAAACCAGGTGGATATTGACGGATTCTTGCCGTTGTCCGTGCAGTTTAATCCCACAACCTACTACCAGAAATACGCACGAGTTTCAGGTGATTATGACTCTGACTACGAAGCATTTAATCTTCAAGGGGTGCAGACAGCAGCAATGATTGCCCTGGCTCAGTATGCCCAGGAAAAGAAAATTCCGCTGGTTGTAGTAAATCTGCCGCTAACTCAGGAATATCTAGATCCAGTGCGTAAACGGCACGAAGAAGCCTTCCAGAAATTTATGTTGAGTCTTGCTCCCCAAGCTGGTTTTCTGTATCGAAATCTAGGCAGTAGCTTGACGACTCAACCCAATTACTTCTCAGATCCCAGCCACCTCAATCGTTATGGAGCTTACGAAGTGTCTCGGCGTTTGGCTCAGGATGTGATGATTCCATGGCAACTGGCTAGATAA
- a CDS encoding hypothetical protein (IMG reference gene:2510096881) — protein MSDPSSPQPVSPLNQLDLLPVEILIGLATAPALVALVSGKVLTRAMNELGQLSEEVFRGDRLPLLKFPTTSPPTMHTPEAD, from the coding sequence ATGTCAGATCCTTCATCACCTCAACCAGTTAGCCCCCTAAACCAACTCGATCTGCTTCCTGTAGAAATTCTGATCGGGTTGGCGACAGCACCCGCCCTAGTGGCACTCGTGAGTGGCAAGGTGTTGACACGCGCAATGAACGAACTGGGACAACTGAGCGAAGAAGTGTTCCGGGGCGATCGCCTGCCCCTACTGAAATTTCCCACCACATCCCCTCCAACTATGCATACACCTGAAGCAGACTAA